Proteins encoded in a region of the Thermocaproicibacter melissae genome:
- a CDS encoding penicillin-binding transpeptidase domain-containing protein: MDEEEKKSVSKGRVAFLVIFMVAVGLVFGARLTRWQLLEGDKWLQTANSSSDDKVTMEAARGEIIDTKGNGLAVNQTGYAITFNAATMTTKTKNATILKLIKLLNSRNEKWEDELPITVNSQGKYEFISGRDKDIAYLKSKGFLGLQTYATAEQCMDALIEKYDCKGYSPQDTRNIVSVRYNMTKTGFSISTPYIFAEDVSQDTVAIISENSSELPGVEAKVTTIRKYPDGSLMPQILGTVGAISADELDSYLKKGYAMNARVGTSGVEKVFENWLCGKAGEKTVELDANGNFVSETVTKQPIAGNTVQLSIDSNLQKVINASLAKNVKGAQEYGKKHGTAENPMGADCTEGAAVVLRVKDFAVLAASTYPSYDQNKAASDSKYMTQLLNDKTRPLLNRAFNGVFTPGSSFKPSVALAALQEGTITNSTVFDCTGVYIFSDLHLHCWKLSGHGHLSLEGALAKSCNVYFCNVGYRTGITAMNLYAKRLGLGVATGVEVGESQGTLAGPEERRAAGGTAWNAGDTVQASIGQSDNQLTPLQLATYCATIANNGVRLKTHIVEKILDYSRTKTVYTTPVTKVAELGVSQQNLNYVKAGMRACTQPGGTAAGTFANYGIAVAGKTGTAETGTGHSDNEVFIGFAPYDNPEIAIAVILPHGGTSTYSLGVAKDIFDAYFYGKTVDANGNIVMPSQQTSSAASSASSEAASPASANR, encoded by the coding sequence TTGGACGAAGAAGAGAAAAAGTCGGTCAGCAAAGGACGCGTCGCGTTTTTAGTGATATTCATGGTCGCGGTGGGACTCGTTTTCGGCGCTCGGCTCACGCGCTGGCAGCTATTGGAAGGCGACAAATGGCTTCAGACAGCCAACTCTTCCAGTGACGACAAAGTAACCATGGAGGCCGCGCGCGGCGAGATTATCGACACGAAAGGAAACGGCCTTGCGGTGAACCAGACAGGGTATGCCATCACGTTCAACGCCGCCACCATGACGACCAAAACAAAGAACGCCACCATTCTCAAGCTCATCAAGCTTCTGAATTCGCGCAACGAGAAATGGGAGGACGAGCTTCCTATTACCGTAAACTCTCAGGGAAAATATGAGTTTATCTCCGGCCGTGACAAAGACATCGCCTACCTCAAGTCCAAGGGCTTTTTGGGCCTTCAGACTTACGCCACGGCCGAGCAGTGCATGGATGCCCTGATTGAAAAATACGACTGCAAGGGATATTCCCCACAGGATACAAGAAACATTGTTTCCGTGCGCTACAATATGACAAAGACGGGCTTTTCCATTTCAACGCCTTATATTTTCGCCGAGGACGTCAGCCAGGATACGGTTGCCATCATCAGCGAGAATTCCTCCGAGCTGCCGGGCGTGGAAGCCAAGGTTACAACCATCCGGAAATATCCGGACGGTTCCCTCATGCCGCAGATTCTCGGAACCGTAGGAGCCATCTCCGCCGACGAGCTGGACAGCTATCTCAAGAAGGGCTACGCGATGAATGCACGCGTTGGCACGAGCGGCGTTGAAAAGGTCTTTGAAAACTGGCTTTGTGGTAAAGCCGGAGAGAAAACCGTTGAGCTTGACGCAAACGGCAACTTTGTCTCCGAAACCGTCACAAAACAGCCAATTGCCGGCAATACGGTTCAGCTTTCCATCGACAGCAACCTGCAAAAGGTTATCAACGCTTCCCTCGCAAAGAATGTCAAGGGCGCACAGGAATACGGAAAGAAGCACGGTACGGCGGAGAACCCGATGGGCGCAGACTGCACCGAAGGTGCCGCCGTTGTTCTTCGCGTGAAGGACTTTGCGGTTCTTGCCGCTTCCACCTACCCCTCTTATGACCAGAACAAGGCTGCCAGCGATTCAAAATACATGACTCAGCTCCTGAATGATAAAACAAGGCCGCTGCTGAACCGTGCCTTCAACGGCGTGTTTACCCCGGGTTCCAGTTTTAAGCCGTCGGTAGCTTTGGCAGCGCTTCAGGAAGGCACCATTACGAATTCAACGGTGTTTGACTGCACCGGTGTGTATATTTTTAGCGACCTGCACCTGCACTGCTGGAAACTCTCGGGCCATGGCCACCTTTCGCTTGAGGGCGCGCTCGCTAAATCGTGCAACGTCTATTTCTGCAACGTGGGTTACCGCACCGGCATTACGGCCATGAATCTTTATGCCAAACGCCTAGGACTCGGTGTTGCGACCGGCGTTGAGGTCGGGGAAAGCCAAGGCACGCTTGCCGGGCCGGAAGAACGCAGGGCTGCCGGCGGTACGGCTTGGAATGCCGGCGACACCGTTCAGGCGTCCATCGGCCAAAGCGACAATCAGCTCACTCCGCTTCAGCTGGCGACTTACTGTGCAACCATCGCCAACAACGGCGTGCGCCTCAAGACGCATATTGTCGAAAAAATTCTGGATTATTCTCGGACCAAAACCGTCTATACAACACCGGTTACAAAGGTCGCCGAGTTAGGTGTTTCCCAGCAGAATCTCAATTATGTCAAAGCGGGTATGCGTGCCTGCACACAGCCAGGCGGAACAGCCGCCGGCACATTTGCCAATTACGGCATCGCCGTCGCCGGCAAGACCGGCACTGCAGAGACCGGTACCGGCCACTCGGATAACGAAGTTTTCATCGGTTTCGCGCCGTATGACAATCCGGAAATCGCCATTGCGGTGATACTGCCGCACGGCGGAACAAGCACCTACTCGCTTGGCGTTGCAAAGGATATCTTTGACGCTTATTTCTACGGCAAAACCGTGGACGCGAACGGCAACATCGTCATGCCTTCGCAGCAGACATCTTCTGCGGCTTCTTCTGCATCGTCCGAAGCGGCTTCGCCTGCTTCGGCAAACAGGTAA
- the mreD gene encoding rod shape-determining protein MreD, with translation MSKYRFIRWLAYAIEILVCFVLQETPRLIPQLFGARPVLVIPVVLAIAMFETEIPAMLFGLFGGLLVDFGMGTLLGSHAMLLAALCFIISLVAANLIRTNLLSAMLVVLISAAALTLLDWACFYVMPGYSDPLYSLTAHYLFIYLYTSAVMPITYYFNRALALQIRSKEE, from the coding sequence ATGTCAAAATATCGGTTTATCCGGTGGCTTGCCTATGCCATCGAGATTCTTGTCTGCTTTGTGCTGCAGGAGACACCGCGCCTCATCCCGCAGCTTTTCGGGGCGCGTCCGGTTTTGGTGATTCCGGTTGTGCTGGCAATCGCGATGTTTGAAACGGAGATTCCCGCCATGCTGTTCGGACTGTTTGGCGGCCTTCTCGTTGATTTCGGCATGGGGACCCTGCTGGGGTCCCACGCGATGCTGCTTGCCGCGCTGTGCTTTATTATTTCGCTCGTCGCGGCCAATCTGATTCGCACGAATCTTCTTTCCGCCATGCTCGTTGTGTTGATTTCCGCGGCAGCGCTCACGCTGCTTGACTGGGCGTGCTTCTATGTCATGCCGGGCTACAGCGATCCTCTTTATTCTCTGACAGCCCATTACCTGTTCATTTATCTGTACACCTCTGCGGTCATGCCGATTACCTACTATTTCAATCGGGCTCTTGCGCTGCAGATCCGCTCCAAGGAGGAATAA